The Pseudomonadota bacterium genomic sequence CCTCTTGTGGTTGTGGCAATTCATTTTCTTTGTAGCCTGAGTTTTGGATAAGGGAGCTGGATAATTACTGCACTAGAATAAAAACCTTCCCTTTTGCTAAACTTTGTTATATAATTTGCTTGTATGGTTCATTCTATGATCATAGAGTAAATTCTAGACTACATTAGGCTAATTTCTGTTGTTGCTCGACTTTCTCTGCAAAAGATCAAGGTAAATCTACGTTTAGTGCTCTTGGACTTGAGCGAATATAAATGCACCTTAATTTAGGTGATGTAAAAGGAGAATGATGCAATGTCAGACGGTATTGTGAAATGGTTTAATTTAAACAAAGGTTACGGATTTATTGCACCAAGTGATGGTGGTAAGGATGTGTTTGTACACATTAGTGCCCTGCAACAATCTGGTCTCAGCATGCTGGATGAAGGTCAGAAGGTAAGTTTTGAACTTTCTTCCAACAACGGCAAGACTTCAGCTACAGATATCAAACTTGTATCTTAGGTTGGATTGAATATGGCGCTGTGGCTTAATGTCTCAGCGCCGACTCAACCACCGCATCAGCTCCTCAATAGGTGCAGGTCTGGCGATCACGTAGCCCTGTCCCAAAGCACACCCCATCTTTTTCAATAGTTCGTATTGAGCTTTAGTCTCGACTCCTTCAGCTGTTACTTCCAAGTTTAACTCCTGTCCTAATAGGATTGTACTTTTAACAATTGCATCGCCTGTAGAATTTTGCCCCAACGAGCGGATAAAACTTTGATCAATTTTCAAACCATCCAGTGGCAGCTCATACAAGTAGCTCTGTGAAGCTTGTCCGGTACCAAAATCATCAATACTAACTTTCATTCCTGTGGCTCGCAATCGGCGCGCCACGTCGATAACTGCTTGAATATCTGGTGATATAGCGCTTTCAGTAATCTCAATTTCAAAATCTTTGGGCGACATGGATTCATCCTCAAATAACTGAATCAACTCTTCAAATAATTTTGGGGTATAAAAGTTCTTCACAGAGACATTGACGGCTACTCTCAAATTAAAATTTGC encodes the following:
- a CDS encoding cold-shock protein, producing MSDGIVKWFNLNKGYGFIAPSDGGKDVFVHISALQQSGLSMLDEGQKVSFELSSNNGKTSATDIKLVS